In one Halorubrum sp. CBA1229 genomic region, the following are encoded:
- a CDS encoding DoxX family protein — MSSKTASSKLFGRDVEFTYSERWIAQALFVLRLMMGWVFFYAGIVKVIDPNWSARPFLLNVDPANPLVDVWVAMADWVWLLTPLNQVGLTLVGLALLAGAFVRLSAFFGAMMMLFYWASAYPFADAIFIDFHLIYAFLLFLLGAAGAGRILGLDQWIEDLEIVENNPRLTLFLG, encoded by the coding sequence ATGTCGTCGAAGACTGCGTCATCCAAACTGTTCGGCCGCGACGTCGAGTTCACGTACTCGGAGCGGTGGATCGCCCAGGCGCTGTTCGTGTTACGGCTGATGATGGGCTGGGTGTTCTTCTACGCCGGGATCGTGAAGGTCATCGACCCGAACTGGAGCGCCCGGCCGTTCCTGCTCAACGTCGACCCGGCGAACCCGCTGGTCGACGTGTGGGTGGCGATGGCCGACTGGGTGTGGCTGCTGACCCCGCTCAATCAGGTCGGCCTGACGCTCGTCGGGCTCGCACTCCTCGCCGGCGCGTTCGTACGGCTGAGCGCCTTCTTCGGGGCGATGATGATGCTGTTCTACTGGGCGTCGGCGTACCCCTTCGCGGACGCGATCTTCATCGACTTCCACCTGATCTACGCGTTCCTGCTGTTCCTGCTGGGCGCGGCGGGTGCCGGTCGCATCCTGGGGCTCGATCAGTGGATCGAGGACTTGGAGATCGTCGAGAACAACCCGCGGCTCACCCTGTTCCTCGGGTAG
- a CDS encoding VOC family protein — protein MTELSQLFLLSADLSTAREFYETALGLEPRRVGDASVAYETGACELKIQADFDPETLEAFGLSPPAGRRGEGGIVVLAVDEPLDELYERMSTALEGEPGEPLIEPREVPWGGRMFLARDPDGYVLELRPAGD, from the coding sequence ATGACCGAGCTCAGCCAGCTGTTTCTGTTGAGCGCCGACCTCTCGACCGCACGGGAGTTCTACGAAACGGCCCTCGGACTGGAGCCGCGACGGGTCGGCGACGCCAGCGTCGCCTACGAGACCGGCGCGTGCGAGCTGAAGATCCAGGCCGATTTCGACCCCGAGACGCTGGAGGCGTTCGGACTCTCGCCGCCGGCCGGCCGCCGCGGCGAGGGCGGAATCGTCGTCCTCGCCGTCGACGAGCCCCTCGACGAGCTCTACGAGCGGATGTCGACCGCGCTCGAGGGCGAACCGGGCGAGCCGCTGATCGAGCCGCGGGAGGTCCCGTGGGGCGGTCGGATGTTCCTCGCCCGCGACCCCGACGGCTACGTCCTCGAACTCCGACCGGCGGGCGACTGA
- a CDS encoding UbiD family decarboxylase → MRDLREFVRAIEDRGQLERVPGADLDLEIGGVSSLARQDALDTALLFEDIEGTRPGARVLTNAVDTPLQVTLALGHEPTNDIREAVVAQKERAAEMETRPVETVDDGPVLENVQRGGEVDLTEFAAPTWHAHDGGPYIGTGDVVITEHAEEDDRNAGTYRVQVHGPKTATLNIRPGRDGDRHRQSYFERGEPFPAVVSLGHQPDLFMAANQRFPAHVDELEYVSAQRDRPLETVEGEATGLPFPARSELVIEGTVHPDAEEITEGPFGEWTGYYGAGETQQRPFEIDRIYHRNDPIVLAYNNVPMTATAMSTIRSGAQLWHQLEDAGITGIDEVTTIFPGIWFQVVSIEQQYAGHSTQVGMQAMSLPSGVWEGRITIVVDEDVDVYDLAEVLWATVSRCDPAEDLTVIENCVSSRINPRMSPEQTASGDHTKSRMLLDATKPYHWKGEFPEDTRIDPELEAELRTAYAELLSTGE, encoded by the coding sequence ATGAGAGACCTCCGCGAATTCGTCCGCGCCATCGAGGACCGCGGCCAGCTCGAACGGGTGCCGGGCGCCGACCTCGATCTGGAGATCGGCGGCGTCTCGTCGCTCGCCCGACAGGACGCGCTCGACACGGCCCTGCTGTTCGAGGACATCGAGGGGACGCGCCCCGGCGCGCGCGTACTGACGAACGCCGTCGACACCCCGCTGCAGGTGACGCTGGCGCTCGGCCACGAGCCCACCAACGACATCCGCGAGGCGGTGGTCGCACAGAAGGAGCGGGCCGCGGAGATGGAGACGCGGCCGGTCGAGACCGTCGACGACGGGCCGGTCCTCGAGAACGTCCAGCGGGGCGGCGAGGTCGACCTCACCGAGTTCGCCGCGCCGACGTGGCACGCCCACGACGGCGGTCCCTACATCGGGACCGGCGACGTCGTCATCACCGAACACGCCGAGGAGGACGACCGGAACGCCGGGACCTACCGGGTGCAGGTCCACGGGCCGAAGACCGCGACGCTCAACATCCGTCCCGGCCGGGACGGCGACCGCCACCGGCAGTCCTACTTCGAGCGCGGCGAGCCGTTCCCCGCGGTCGTCTCCCTCGGCCACCAGCCGGACCTGTTCATGGCCGCCAACCAGCGGTTCCCCGCGCACGTCGACGAGCTGGAGTACGTGAGCGCCCAGCGAGACCGACCCCTCGAAACGGTCGAGGGAGAGGCGACCGGCCTCCCGTTCCCGGCCCGGTCCGAACTCGTCATCGAGGGGACGGTCCACCCCGACGCCGAGGAGATCACCGAGGGACCGTTCGGCGAGTGGACCGGCTACTACGGCGCTGGAGAGACCCAGCAGCGACCGTTCGAGATCGACCGGATCTACCACCGGAACGACCCGATCGTGCTGGCGTACAACAACGTCCCGATGACCGCCACCGCGATGTCGACGATCCGGTCGGGGGCCCAGCTGTGGCACCAGTTGGAGGACGCCGGGATCACCGGGATCGACGAGGTGACGACGATCTTCCCGGGGATCTGGTTCCAGGTCGTCTCCATCGAACAGCAGTACGCCGGACACAGCACGCAGGTCGGGATGCAGGCCATGTCGCTCCCGTCGGGCGTCTGGGAGGGCCGCATCACGATCGTCGTCGACGAGGACGTCGACGTCTACGACCTCGCGGAGGTCCTGTGGGCGACCGTCAGCCGGTGCGACCCCGCCGAGGACCTCACGGTCATCGAGAACTGCGTGAGCTCGCGGATCAATCCCCGGATGTCCCCCGAGCAGACGGCCTCCGGCGACCACACCAAGAGCCGGATGCTGCTCGACGCGACGAAACCCTATCACTGGAAGGGGGAGTTCCCCGAGGACACCCGGATCGACCCCGAGCTCGAGGCCGAACTCAGGACCGCGTACGCCGAGCTGCTGTCGACCGGCGAGTGA
- a CDS encoding isochorismatase family protein: MSRENSELYLPEIVPESDREYVESQPRYGNRVGWGENPAVLVVDMMVAFVEERRTGEDVVESTARLLETARAADVPVFHAVPAGRGAFPPGYPVPIKAAPGTDRGPERSERTASHEEWVEKLDRFPPAVEPAESDHVVEKPRASAFFDTHLSNLLHHYGIDTLVVCGTNTSGCVRATVVDGHSSNFRTIVPQECVAGVTTATHEVALFDMDLRYADVTPLDDVVSTLETLD; the protein is encoded by the coding sequence ATGAGCCGCGAGAACTCGGAGCTGTACCTCCCGGAGATCGTTCCGGAGTCGGATCGGGAGTACGTCGAGTCCCAGCCGCGGTACGGGAACCGGGTGGGCTGGGGGGAGAACCCGGCGGTCCTCGTCGTCGACATGATGGTGGCGTTCGTCGAGGAGCGGCGGACCGGCGAGGACGTCGTCGAGTCCACCGCCCGACTACTGGAGACGGCGCGGGCCGCGGACGTGCCCGTGTTCCACGCGGTCCCGGCCGGTCGAGGGGCGTTCCCGCCCGGCTACCCGGTCCCGATCAAGGCGGCGCCGGGCACCGACCGCGGTCCCGAGCGGTCGGAGCGGACGGCGAGCCACGAGGAGTGGGTCGAGAAGCTCGATCGGTTCCCGCCCGCGGTCGAACCCGCCGAGAGCGATCACGTCGTCGAGAAGCCGCGGGCCAGCGCCTTCTTCGACACCCACCTCTCGAACCTGCTCCACCACTACGGGATCGACACGCTCGTCGTCTGCGGGACGAACACCAGCGGCTGCGTGCGGGCCACGGTCGTCGACGGCCACTCGAGCAACTTCCGGACGATCGTCCCCCAAGAGTGCGTCGCCGGGGTCACGACGGCCACCCACGAGGTCGCGCTGTTCGACATGGACCTGCGCTACGCCGACGTCACCCCGCTCGACGACGTGGTGTCGACGCTCGAAACCCTCGACTGA
- a CDS encoding 4,5-dihydroxyphthalate decarboxylase, with protein MTIDLTLACTNYDWTRPLWTGEIEPEGIDLHLVDYHNPERFERMVRHGEFDACELSLGSYLASRAHEGNHPFTAIPVFPYRKFRHAFIYRRADDEFGLSELEHKDVGLIHWQTTTAVWQRGIVGERYGVDLETITWHTTKSEGDIVPVDVPERFDVVHDHREGSATSALAAMLAAGEIDAAFATAPLDGRYTGGRHDQLRREKRRPTDVELERVVEDSRAVEADYFRETGIFPPMHTVVLSDEVLDRYPWAANKLYEAFERSLETCMDRLMAPRWTPLAWANQYVEHQREVLGENPWEYGLTDGNRTALSTLQRYAADHGLIPEPYPLERLFVESTL; from the coding sequence ATGACGATCGACCTCACCCTCGCGTGTACGAACTACGACTGGACGCGCCCGCTGTGGACCGGTGAGATCGAACCGGAGGGGATCGACCTCCACCTGGTCGACTACCACAACCCCGAGCGGTTCGAACGGATGGTCCGCCACGGGGAGTTCGACGCCTGCGAGCTGTCGCTGGGGTCGTACCTCGCGTCGCGGGCCCACGAGGGGAACCACCCCTTCACCGCGATTCCGGTGTTCCCCTATCGGAAATTCCGTCACGCGTTCATCTACCGGCGCGCCGACGACGAGTTCGGCCTCTCGGAGCTAGAGCACAAAGACGTCGGCCTGATTCACTGGCAGACGACGACCGCGGTCTGGCAGCGCGGGATCGTCGGCGAGCGCTACGGCGTCGACCTCGAGACGATCACGTGGCACACGACGAAGTCCGAGGGCGACATCGTCCCCGTCGACGTTCCCGAGCGGTTCGACGTCGTCCACGATCACCGGGAGGGGAGCGCGACCTCCGCGCTCGCGGCGATGCTCGCCGCCGGCGAGATCGACGCCGCCTTCGCCACGGCCCCGCTCGACGGCCGCTACACCGGCGGGCGACACGACCAGCTGCGTCGGGAGAAACGGCGGCCGACGGACGTCGAGCTCGAACGGGTGGTCGAGGACTCCCGGGCCGTCGAGGCCGACTACTTCCGAGAGACGGGGATCTTCCCGCCGATGCACACCGTCGTCCTCAGCGACGAGGTCCTCGATCGGTACCCGTGGGCCGCGAACAAGCTGTACGAGGCCTTCGAACGGTCGCTAGAGACCTGTATGGACCGACTGATGGCGCCCCGGTGGACTCCCCTCGCGTGGGCGAACCAGTACGTCGAACACCAACGGGAGGTGCTGGGCGAGAACCCGTGGGAGTACGGCCTCACCGACGGGAATCGGACCGCCCTCTCGACGCTCCAGCGGTACGCCGCCGACCACGGTCTCATCCCCGAGCCGTACCCGCTCGAGCGCCTGTTCGTCGAGTCCACTTTATAA
- a CDS encoding UbiX family flavin prenyltransferase codes for MTDRVIVGVTGATGQAYAVSALELLDRTDVDVHLIVSDAARVTLRQETDYAVGDLLELGDTVHDIDNIGAKTASGSFRTAGMLITPCSMKTLAAIAHGYSGNLITRSADVTLKERRPLVLMPRESPFNRIHLENMLTVTDAGGIVVPPFPSFYQRPDSVEEMVDTTMKRALSQLGVDLEHDEWDGVGA; via the coding sequence ATGACAGACCGGGTGATCGTCGGTGTGACGGGAGCGACCGGGCAGGCCTACGCGGTCTCCGCGCTCGAGCTGTTAGACCGGACGGACGTCGACGTCCATCTGATCGTCTCGGACGCCGCCAGGGTCACGCTGCGCCAAGAGACGGACTACGCCGTCGGCGACCTGCTGGAGCTCGGTGACACCGTCCACGACATCGACAACATCGGGGCGAAGACGGCCAGCGGCTCGTTCCGGACGGCCGGGATGCTGATCACGCCGTGTTCCATGAAGACGCTGGCCGCGATCGCTCACGGCTACAGCGGGAACCTCATCACGCGCTCGGCCGACGTGACGCTCAAGGAGCGCCGGCCGCTGGTGTTGATGCCGCGGGAGTCGCCGTTCAACCGCATCCACCTCGAGAACATGCTGACCGTGACCGACGCGGGCGGGATCGTCGTCCCGCCGTTCCCCTCGTTCTACCAGCGGCCGGACTCCGTCGAGGAGATGGTCGACACGACGATGAAGCGGGCGCTCTCCCAGCTCGGCGTCGACCTCGAACACGACGAGTGGGACGGCGTGGGCGCTTGA
- a CDS encoding 4,5-dihydroxyphthalate decarboxylase yields MTLDLTLACHDYAWTEPLWDGRVEPEGVALTAVDYPNPTRFSRMVHGREFDACELSMGTYLATRSDPDRYPFTAIPVFPFRKFRHSYMYKRTDAGIDSIGDLDGKRVGIVNWQTTTGIWQRGILADRYGVDLSSIEWVAGGSEIVDVDVPDRYDVEYLDHQESMVGMLTEMLECGELDAVFHPIDLDGANAERLFDDVKSVEQEYFRETSIFPIMHAIVVDDRLLEAEPWIVQNLYDAFERAKETGLSTLDRPRDLPLVWADIHADEQRAVMGEDPWEYGLTEENVTTLETLIDYAVRQGVADERYDLETLFATDHLDTPYFA; encoded by the coding sequence ATGACGCTGGACCTCACGCTGGCCTGTCACGACTACGCCTGGACCGAGCCGCTCTGGGACGGTCGCGTCGAGCCGGAGGGGGTAGCCCTGACGGCCGTCGACTACCCGAACCCGACCCGCTTCTCGCGGATGGTCCACGGTCGCGAGTTCGACGCCTGCGAGCTCTCGATGGGCACGTACCTCGCCACTCGGAGCGACCCCGACCGCTACCCGTTCACGGCGATCCCCGTCTTCCCGTTCCGCAAGTTCCGTCACTCGTACATGTACAAGCGAACCGACGCGGGGATCGACTCGATCGGCGACCTCGACGGTAAGCGGGTCGGGATCGTCAACTGGCAGACGACGACCGGTATCTGGCAGCGCGGGATCCTCGCGGACCGGTACGGCGTCGACCTCTCGTCGATCGAGTGGGTCGCCGGCGGCTCCGAGATCGTCGACGTCGACGTGCCGGACCGGTACGACGTCGAGTACCTCGATCACCAGGAGTCGATGGTCGGCATGCTGACGGAGATGCTCGAGTGCGGCGAGCTCGACGCGGTGTTCCATCCGATCGACCTTGACGGTGCGAACGCGGAGCGGCTGTTCGACGACGTCAAGTCGGTCGAACAGGAGTACTTCCGCGAGACGTCGATCTTCCCGATCATGCACGCGATCGTCGTCGACGACCGCCTGCTCGAGGCGGAGCCGTGGATCGTCCAGAACCTCTACGACGCCTTCGAACGGGCCAAGGAGACCGGGCTGTCGACTCTCGACCGCCCCCGCGACCTCCCGCTCGTCTGGGCCGATATCCACGCCGACGAGCAGCGCGCGGTCATGGGCGAGGACCCGTGGGAGTACGGGCTCACCGAGGAGAACGTCACGACGCTGGAGACGCTGATCGACTACGCCGTCCGCCAGGGGGTCGCCGACGAGCGGTACGACCTCGAAACGCTGTTCGCGACCGACCACCTCGACACGCCCTACTTCGCGTGA
- a CDS encoding type II secretion system F family protein, with protein MIASIPLFAALGLCLALLLPAVDRRADLFVTRLALSLFGDDVAEEGPRKRRQRDLMRAAHVAGTHRAYASRTLLYAGVLGVAGSVLGVYAAAALISALDVGEAAVRAALPASLSFLAGVAGIGSLTLPQLFLLLTFASATLGSALAVGTYYGRWELLRQRAHARGAEIDATLPRTVAFMYALSRSGMAFPRVMDTLAENEAVYGEAATELSVAVRDMNAFGTDALTALQRTARRTPSDDLADFSENLASVLGTGQSISSFLADQYELYQEEAESKQERYLELLSTFAEAYVTALVAGPLFFITILVVIGLVLEDTLPLLRVVVYLGVPLATFGFVVYVDSVTQGVGGTEDVDMSEAVGNGPTGDDFAGDGGAPSVAADGGVESGTGRDEWAASRERLRAYDRLQRLREWAASPVESVVAAPWTSFLATVPLAVLGLLVFVFPITLGPPTEMVAQVETPIVVATALVLAVYAVVYEVRKRRVRRIESAVPDLLDRLASVNEAGTSVVGSVRRVADSNLAALTDDLKRTRRDIDWGADVSTALRRLERRVRSPMTSRAVALVTNAMHASGDIGPVLRIAADESRATWSLRRERRQVMLTYLIVIYISFLVFLGIIASLSVSFIPAVEEAAVSGAGGASEVPGAPSGPTGITDGLGEIDSFAYEQLFFHAAAVQAVCSGLVAGQLGEGSVKDGVKHVVVLLALTLVTFFVIARL; from the coding sequence ATGATCGCCTCGATCCCCCTCTTCGCCGCGCTGGGGCTGTGTCTGGCGCTGCTGCTCCCGGCCGTCGACCGCCGCGCCGACCTGTTCGTCACTCGGCTCGCGCTGTCGCTGTTCGGCGACGACGTCGCCGAGGAGGGGCCCCGCAAACGGCGCCAGCGCGACCTGATGCGCGCCGCCCACGTCGCCGGCACGCACCGCGCGTACGCCTCCCGGACGCTGCTGTACGCGGGGGTCCTCGGGGTCGCCGGCAGCGTCCTCGGGGTGTACGCGGCCGCCGCGCTCATCTCCGCGCTCGACGTGGGCGAGGCGGCGGTCCGCGCGGCGCTGCCGGCCTCGCTCTCCTTCCTCGCCGGCGTCGCGGGGATCGGGTCGCTCACCCTCCCACAGCTGTTCCTCCTGTTGACCTTCGCCTCGGCGACCCTCGGCTCCGCGCTCGCGGTCGGGACCTACTACGGCCGGTGGGAGCTGCTCCGCCAGCGGGCACACGCCCGGGGGGCCGAGATCGACGCCACCCTCCCGCGGACGGTCGCGTTCATGTACGCGCTCTCGCGGTCGGGGATGGCGTTCCCGCGGGTGATGGACACGCTCGCGGAGAACGAGGCCGTGTACGGCGAGGCGGCCACGGAGCTGTCGGTCGCCGTCCGCGACATGAACGCGTTCGGCACGGACGCGCTGACGGCGCTCCAGCGCACCGCGCGCCGGACGCCGAGCGACGACCTCGCCGACTTCTCCGAGAACCTCGCGTCCGTCCTCGGCACCGGCCAGTCCATCTCGTCGTTCCTCGCCGACCAGTACGAGCTGTACCAGGAGGAGGCCGAGTCGAAACAGGAGCGCTACCTGGAGCTGCTCTCGACGTTCGCGGAGGCGTACGTCACGGCGCTGGTCGCCGGCCCCCTCTTTTTCATCACCATCCTCGTCGTCATCGGGCTCGTGTTGGAGGACACGCTCCCGCTGCTCCGCGTCGTCGTCTACCTCGGCGTCCCGCTCGCGACGTTCGGGTTCGTCGTCTACGTCGACAGCGTGACGCAGGGCGTCGGCGGGACGGAGGACGTCGACATGTCCGAGGCGGTCGGGAACGGCCCGACCGGTGACGACTTCGCCGGCGACGGCGGCGCTCCGAGCGTCGCGGCGGACGGCGGCGTCGAGAGCGGGACCGGGCGAGACGAGTGGGCCGCCAGCCGGGAGCGACTGCGGGCCTACGACCGGCTCCAGCGGCTGCGCGAGTGGGCGGCGTCGCCCGTCGAGAGCGTGGTCGCGGCGCCGTGGACCTCGTTCCTCGCGACGGTGCCGCTCGCGGTCCTCGGGCTACTCGTCTTCGTCTTCCCGATCACGCTCGGGCCGCCGACCGAGATGGTCGCGCAGGTCGAGACGCCGATCGTCGTCGCGACCGCGCTCGTCCTCGCGGTCTACGCGGTCGTCTACGAGGTCCGGAAGCGACGGGTCCGGCGGATCGAGTCGGCGGTGCCCGACCTCCTCGACCGGCTCGCGAGCGTCAACGAGGCCGGCACCTCGGTCGTCGGGAGCGTCCGCCGGGTCGCCGACTCGAACCTGGCGGCGCTGACGGACGACCTGAAACGCACCCGGCGCGACATCGACTGGGGCGCCGACGTGAGCACCGCGCTCCGCCGGCTGGAGCGCCGGGTCCGGTCGCCGATGACCTCCCGCGCCGTGGCGCTGGTGACGAACGCGATGCACGCGAGCGGCGACATCGGACCCGTCCTCCGGATCGCCGCCGACGAGTCGCGCGCGACGTGGTCGCTCCGGCGCGAGCGCCGCCAGGTCATGCTCACGTATCTCATCGTGATCTACATCTCCTTCCTCGTCTTCCTCGGGATCATCGCCTCGCTGTCCGTCTCCTTCATCCCGGCCGTCGAGGAGGCCGCGGTCTCGGGCGCCGGCGGCGCGAGCGAGGTCCCCGGCGCGCCGAGCGGGCCGACCGGGATCACCGACGGGCTCGGGGAGATCGACTCGTTCGCCTACGAGCAGCTGTTCTTCCACGCCGCGGCCGTGCAAGCGGTCTGTTCCGGCCTCGTCGCCGGCCAGCTCGGCGAGGGGTCGGTCAAGGACGGCGTGAAACACGTTGTCGTCCTCCTCGCGCTGACGCTCGTCACCTTCTTCGTCATCGCTCGGCTCTGA
- a CDS encoding iron ABC transporter permease: protein MSSKRSPAEAVAARLGSLPDRLGAYWAGRELPKRLVLGGIVLVVALLTVVPLVFLLWTSVWSGYPGEFAGELTLDNFAAVYLGDFFPIVELVINSLTIAVGMTATGMAFGLGAAWLFVRTDLPTKGEMELVLLSCQAIPGYVYAIMYVTTYGSDNGLVTAAIEATLGIEQLPIDIYSPWGIAFIAGINVVPTFYLLTVPALQNMDPMLEEVSRIHGASMLATIRSISFPLIKPAILSATIVIFLYGLGEFAVVSILGTKNGFDVFSTAILSAINGRFPPGYGEAAALSCLLLVVMLVFVWYYRQVTARKESFMTFTGRRHRSHVWSLGRWRWPLALALWGGLFFIWVFPILVLLVVSVHETWYGRLDPAALTLDNYYLAVTDPNIQQAFTNSLLVAVGGATLGTVLVVGTAYYTERTDGRLRGVVDFLTLTPLAVPGIIIGAGLLFTFLWVGNVHPVVDLYGTLAIIIVGCVVVFLPVSSRIAVGNIVQIHSDLEEAARISGATWLGQMREIFLPLFKNTTVVIWFFLAMHVIQLLSIPLITYTSDTVVIPVRLYQLYMYEPGIALVAAISSIFILLTVGSLLGLRRVGVTFYELGER, encoded by the coding sequence ATGAGCTCGAAGCGCTCGCCCGCCGAGGCGGTGGCGGCTCGCCTCGGCTCGCTTCCGGACCGCCTCGGCGCCTACTGGGCCGGGCGAGAGCTGCCGAAGCGGCTGGTGCTCGGCGGGATCGTCCTCGTCGTTGCGCTGCTGACGGTGGTCCCGCTGGTGTTCCTGCTGTGGACCAGCGTCTGGTCCGGCTACCCGGGCGAGTTCGCCGGGGAGCTGACCCTCGACAACTTCGCGGCGGTCTACCTCGGTGACTTCTTCCCGATCGTCGAACTGGTGATCAACTCGCTGACGATCGCCGTCGGGATGACCGCGACGGGGATGGCGTTCGGACTCGGTGCCGCGTGGCTGTTCGTCCGGACGGACCTCCCGACGAAAGGCGAGATGGAGCTGGTGCTGTTGTCCTGTCAGGCGATCCCGGGCTACGTGTACGCGATAATGTACGTGACGACCTACGGCTCGGACAACGGGCTCGTCACGGCCGCGATCGAGGCGACACTCGGCATCGAACAGCTCCCGATCGACATCTACAGCCCGTGGGGGATCGCCTTCATCGCGGGGATCAACGTCGTGCCGACGTTCTACCTCCTGACGGTGCCCGCGCTGCAGAACATGGACCCGATGCTCGAGGAGGTGAGCCGGATCCACGGGGCGAGTATGCTCGCGACGATCCGGTCGATCAGCTTCCCGCTCATCAAGCCCGCGATCCTCTCGGCGACGATCGTCATCTTCCTCTACGGGCTCGGCGAGTTCGCCGTCGTCTCCATTCTCGGGACGAAAAACGGCTTCGACGTGTTCTCGACGGCGATCCTCTCGGCGATCAACGGCCGGTTCCCGCCCGGATACGGCGAGGCCGCCGCCCTGTCGTGTCTGCTGTTGGTCGTGATGTTGGTCTTCGTCTGGTACTACCGACAGGTGACCGCGCGCAAGGAGTCGTTCATGACGTTCACGGGGCGTCGACACCGGAGCCACGTGTGGAGCCTGGGCCGCTGGCGGTGGCCGCTGGCGCTCGCGCTCTGGGGCGGCCTGTTTTTCATCTGGGTGTTCCCGATCCTCGTGTTGCTCGTGGTGTCGGTCCACGAGACGTGGTACGGGCGGCTGGACCCCGCGGCGCTGACGTTGGACAACTACTACCTGGCGGTCACCGACCCGAACATCCAACAGGCGTTCACCAACAGCCTGCTGGTTGCCGTCGGCGGAGCGACGCTCGGCACGGTGCTGGTCGTCGGGACGGCGTACTACACCGAACGGACCGACGGCCGGCTCCGCGGCGTCGTCGACTTCCTGACGCTGACCCCGCTCGCGGTGCCGGGGATCATCATCGGCGCGGGGCTGCTGTTCACGTTCCTGTGGGTCGGCAACGTCCACCCGGTGGTCGACCTCTACGGAACGCTGGCGATCATCATCGTCGGCTGCGTCGTCGTCTTCCTGCCGGTCTCCTCGCGGATCGCCGTCGGGAACATCGTCCAGATCCACTCGGACCTCGAGGAGGCCGCCCGGATCTCCGGAGCGACGTGGCTCGGGCAGATGCGGGAGATATTCCTGCCGCTGTTCAAGAACACGACGGTCGTTATCTGGTTTTTCCTCGCGATGCACGTCATCCAGCTGCTGTCGATCCCGCTTATCACCTACACCTCCGATACCGTCGTCATTCCCGTCCGGCTCTACCAGCTGTACATGTACGAACCGGGTATCGCGCTCGTGGCCGCGATCTCCTCGATCTTCATCCTGCTGACGGTCGGCTCGCTGCTCGGCCTGCGGCGGGTGGGAGTCACGTTCTACGAACTCGGCGAGCGCTGA
- a CDS encoding class I SAM-dependent methyltransferase — METDPQSTYDRIAAHFAKTREYAWPEVESFLAGRSATRALDVGCGNGRHAELLAEHAASVVGVDLSRELLREAATRARERGFDEAVDLVHGDAAALPVADDAVGLATYVATLHHLSPRAARVGSLDELARVLAPGGAALVSAWSTAHDRFDREEGFDTTVDWTLPGGETVPRYYHIYSPEEFETDLEESALDVVEFDVSSGNCYATVTASSD; from the coding sequence ATGGAGACGGACCCGCAGTCGACGTACGACCGCATCGCCGCGCACTTCGCGAAGACCCGCGAGTACGCGTGGCCGGAGGTCGAGTCGTTCCTGGCGGGGCGCTCGGCGACGCGCGCGCTCGACGTCGGCTGCGGCAACGGCCGCCACGCGGAGCTGCTCGCGGAGCACGCCGCGTCGGTCGTGGGAGTCGACCTGAGCCGTGAGCTCCTGCGCGAGGCGGCGACGCGGGCCCGCGAGCGCGGCTTCGACGAGGCGGTCGACCTCGTTCACGGCGACGCCGCCGCCCTCCCGGTAGCCGACGACGCGGTCGGGCTCGCGACGTACGTCGCCACGCTGCATCACCTCTCGCCACGGGCCGCCCGCGTCGGGAGCCTCGACGAGCTCGCCAGAGTCCTCGCGCCGGGCGGGGCGGCGCTCGTGAGCGCGTGGAGCACCGCTCACGACCGCTTCGACCGCGAGGAGGGGTTCGACACGACCGTCGACTGGACGCTCCCGGGCGGCGAGACCGTCCCGCGGTACTACCACATCTACTCGCCGGAGGAGTTCGAGACGGACCTCGAGGAAAGCGCGCTCGACGTCGTCGAGTTCGACGTGTCGAGCGGGAACTGTTACGCGACCGTCACCGCTTCGAGCGACTGA